From Nicotiana tabacum cultivar K326 chromosome 15, ASM71507v2, whole genome shotgun sequence, the proteins below share one genomic window:
- the LOC107805269 gene encoding F-box protein At1g67340 — protein sequence MRTRRGVCYPKVAMCIESRLVVKRRKDISGIGEHMGRRKRSKLSLEFTAHKPDFFDSLPDDLLLSILCKLSSSAASPADFFNVLITCKRLNGLGHHSVVLSKSSPKMLAVKAQYWSESAHRFLKQCADAGNVEACYTLGMIRFYCLENRGSGASLMAKAAISSHAPSLYSLAVIQFNGSGGSKNDKDLRAGVALCARAAFLGHVDALRELGHCLQDGYGVKQNIAEGRRFLVQANARELAAVLSTTPSALTSGGWLTWNPLPHHRHHVAGTGCPLLSDFGCNVPAPESHPANRFLTEWFSSEGGVPGSGLRLCSHMGCGRPETRRHEFRRCSVCGTVNYCSRACQALDWKMRHKAECTPVERWIDEDGENDGNVNGENGFGNGDDDDQIMMES from the exons ATGAGAACAAGGAGAGGGGTTTGTTATCCGAAAGTAGCCATGTGTATCGAAAGCAGACTAGTTgtgaagagaagaaaagataTTTCCGGCATCGGAGAACATATGGGTCGTCGGAAAAGATCAAAACTTTCACTGGAGTTCACTGCTCATAAAcctgacttctttgattctttgCCTGATGATCTCCTTCTCTCTATTCTCTGCAAACTCAGTTCCTCTGCTGCTTCTCCCGCTGATTTTTTCAACGTTTTGATTAC TTGCAAAAGACTAAATGGGTTAGGCCATCATTCGGTTGTATTATCAAAATCCTCTCCGAAAATGTTAGCCGTGAAAGCTCAGTACTGGTCGGAATCTGCTCACCGGTTTCTTAAACAATGCGCCGACGCCGGAAATGTTGAAGCTTGTTACACCCTTGGCATG ATTCGATTCTACTGCTTAGAAAATCGAGGAAGCGGGGCGTCGTTGATGGCGAAGGCGGCGATTAGCTCTCACGCGCCGTCGCTTTACTCTCTAGCCGTTATCCAGTTCAACGGCAGCGGCGGTTCAAAGAACGACAAGGATCTACGCGCTGGAGTTGCACTTTGCGCACGCGCTGCCTTCTTGGGCCATGTCGATGCTTTGAGAGAGCTTGGCCACTGCCTTCAAGATGGCTACGGCGTGAAGCAAAACATCGCCGAGGGTCGCCGGTTCCTCGTCCAAGCCAACGCGCGTGAGCTTGCCGCTGTGTTGTCCACGACGCCTTCGGCTCTAACCTCCGGCGGCTGGCTGACGTGGAACCCGTTGCCTCATCACCGCCACCACGTGGCAGGCACGGGGTGCCCATTACTGAGTGATTTTGGGTGTAATGTTCCTGCTCCGGAATCTCACCCAGCAAATAGGTTTTTGACGGAGTGGTTTTCTTCAGAGGGTGGAGTTCCGGGTTCGGGGCTTCGACTTTGTTCTCATATGGGTTGTGGAAGACCCGAAACTAGGAGGCACGAATTCCGGCGATGCTCTGTTTGCGGTACTGTAAACTATTGCTCACGCGCTTGTCAGGCGCTTGATTGGAAGATGCGTCACAAGGCAGAGTGCACACCGGTGGAGAGGTGGATTGATGAAGACGGAGAAAATGATGGTAACGTTAACGGCGAAAATGGTTTTGGCAACGGCGACGATGATGATCAGATTATGATGGAGAGTTAA